One Pseudomonadota bacterium genomic window carries:
- the lspA gene encoding signal peptidase II: MKPGGALPWLWLSGVIIALDQLTKWIAVDSLERFESIPVFPGLNWTLLYNFGAAFSFLNVPGGAQRWLFTGLAVVISAVLLVWLSRTPRSDWRTAVPLALIVGGALGNVIDRIRLGYVIDFIDVYYRQWHWPAFNIADSAITVAAVFLVVWGFRNAPENQQSD; this comes from the coding sequence ATGAAACCGGGCGGCGCGTTGCCCTGGCTTTGGCTGTCGGGGGTGATTATTGCCCTCGATCAGCTGACCAAGTGGATTGCGGTCGACAGCCTGGAGCGCTTCGAGAGCATTCCGGTGTTTCCCGGGCTGAACTGGACGCTGCTATATAACTTTGGCGCGGCCTTCAGCTTCCTGAACGTGCCGGGCGGGGCGCAGCGTTGGCTCTTTACCGGGCTGGCGGTGGTGATCAGCGCAGTGCTGCTGGTCTGGCTATCGCGCACCCCGCGCTCTGACTGGCGCACCGCCGTGCCCCTCGCGCTGATTGTCGGCGGTGCCTTGGGCAACGTCATCGACCGCATCCGCCTGGGCTACGTCATCGACTTTATCGACGTCTACTACCGCCAGTGGCATTGGCCTGCTTTCAACATCGCAGACTCCGCGATCACCGTTGCTGCCGTCTTTCTGGTGGTATGGGGCTTCCGCAACGCTCCGGAAAACCAGCAGTCGGACTGA
- a CDS encoding diguanylate cyclase, translated as MSQPAPTTAKFQMLRSIKAKVSIFALMATLVPSVVLGLLHYNNSLTLQQDKISQGLQMTAENAAREASKWLEQRRQALQIYSGATPIVSNIAGAMDAEPDSRKAIVTYLDSVMRRSPDVLGLAIYRPNGELVVSTESTALELPPSWLKASVLDDLETPFQPGPPSSLLVGYHMTDYAGERLGFITSRVRVRQLTNLLNRISAATGESICLLDDQRRVIAHNEDSAVHDNDLLGESLLARLRGGNTVNFWHQDGTEVVARMSELPSTPWAVLAERDSIEAYAEIRSFRQLTIIISTSLMLAMAGIAYIFSTRTLAPLRRLTQGATQVASGDLNVRIKVRGKDEIAYLTRVFNNMVERLEAGRKQVENASQKLRAQNRSLKVLSNTDSLTGLYNRQHLNDRLERLVKASADARLPFAILMIDLDHFKALNDQYGHVAGDQAIRQIAEHIRDTLRKSDYAARYGGEEFVVLLPKVDAKHAFELAERLRLAVASTPLHFDQNELHLTASIGVAAFPEHGRTGDLLIRRADAALYEAKDQGRNRTAIATSPGLKVIPAEMDSSG; from the coding sequence GTGAGCCAACCTGCTCCCACAACGGCAAAATTCCAGATGCTGCGCAGCATCAAGGCGAAGGTTTCGATCTTCGCCTTGATGGCGACGCTCGTGCCGTCTGTGGTGCTCGGGCTGCTCCACTACAACAACAGCCTGACGCTGCAGCAGGACAAGATCAGCCAGGGCCTGCAGATGACGGCCGAGAATGCCGCGCGTGAGGCCAGCAAATGGCTAGAGCAGCGTCGGCAGGCGCTGCAGATATACAGCGGCGCAACGCCGATTGTCAGCAACATCGCCGGGGCGATGGACGCTGAACCGGATTCTCGTAAGGCGATTGTGACCTACCTCGACTCGGTCATGCGACGTTCTCCGGACGTGCTCGGGCTGGCGATTTACCGGCCGAACGGCGAGCTGGTGGTGTCCACCGAGAGCACGGCGCTGGAGCTGCCGCCGAGCTGGCTGAAGGCGAGTGTGCTGGACGATCTGGAAACTCCATTCCAACCGGGACCGCCCAGCTCTCTGCTGGTTGGCTACCACATGACGGACTACGCCGGTGAGCGGCTGGGATTCATAACCAGCCGCGTGAGGGTGCGTCAGCTGACAAACCTGCTGAACCGCATCAGCGCCGCAACCGGTGAGTCGATCTGCCTGCTGGACGACCAGCGCCGAGTGATTGCCCACAACGAAGATTCGGCGGTTCATGACAATGACCTGCTCGGCGAGTCGCTGCTGGCCCGTCTTCGCGGCGGCAATACGGTGAACTTCTGGCATCAGGACGGTACGGAGGTTGTCGCGCGGATGAGCGAACTGCCGAGCACACCCTGGGCAGTGCTGGCGGAGCGAGACTCGATCGAAGCCTATGCGGAGATCCGAAGCTTCCGACAGCTCACCATAATCATCAGCACGTCTTTGATGCTGGCTATGGCTGGAATTGCTTACATCTTCTCAACCCGCACCCTGGCGCCGCTGCGGCGCCTGACTCAGGGCGCTACGCAGGTTGCCAGCGGAGACCTTAACGTGCGCATCAAGGTTCGCGGCAAAGACGAAATCGCCTATCTCACGCGCGTCTTCAACAACATGGTGGAGCGGCTCGAGGCGGGGCGGAAGCAGGTCGAGAACGCGAGCCAGAAGCTGCGGGCCCAAAACCGCAGCCTGAAGGTGCTGTCCAATACCGATTCGCTGACGGGGCTGTATAACCGTCAGCACCTGAACGATCGTCTGGAGCGGCTGGTGAAAGCCAGCGCAGACGCGCGGCTGCCATTTGCGATCCTGATGATCGACCTCGACCATTTCAAGGCGCTGAATGACCAGTACGGGCACGTCGCCGGTGATCAGGCGATCCGGCAGATCGCTGAGCACATCCGGGACACCTTGCGGAAGAGCGACTACGCCGCTCGCTACGGTGGCGAAGAGTTTGTTGTGCTGCTGCCCAAGGTGGACGCCAAGCACGCTTTCGAGCTGGCGGAACGGCTGCGCCTGGCGGTGGCCTCAACGCCGCTGCACTTTGATCAGAACGAGCTGCACTTGACGGCCAGTATCGGCGTTGCCGCGTTCCCCGAACACGGCAGGACCGGCGATCTGTTAATTCGGCGAGCTGACGCCGCGCTGTACGAGGCCAAAGATCAGGGCAGAAATCGCACCGCGATTGCCACCAGCCCCGGACTCAAGGTTATTCCTGCGGAGATGGATTCGTCTGGCTGA
- a CDS encoding SH3 domain-containing protein, whose amino-acid sequence MVLAAAGLCASCALPQQQAAETPEPEIAAVDEPAIDVAALQADNALLREQSNSQAFEIRQLKEELAATELRLIAASAQVQRLKVQVEESRIAADDAIAEVVRTQARLRGNVSRADAASNIAEAEVLLAEFSDNSTPQLEKIREQLSAAAIQFEAGNFGGAMYLSNQAKRGLSGAKNLVEALSPVPNEESFGDLVQLWITKDSNLRQGPGLDHPSITVLEEGTEVQGYSYSGAWVRVRVDEMLEGWVFQPLLSQTNPSPQE is encoded by the coding sequence GTGGTTTTGGCTGCGGCCGGTTTGTGCGCTAGCTGCGCCCTGCCCCAGCAGCAGGCGGCAGAAACACCGGAGCCTGAGATTGCCGCTGTCGACGAGCCCGCCATTGACGTGGCGGCGCTGCAGGCCGATAACGCGCTGCTGCGGGAGCAGTCCAACAGCCAGGCTTTTGAGATCCGACAGCTCAAAGAGGAGCTGGCGGCAACCGAACTACGGCTGATTGCGGCCAGCGCGCAGGTGCAGCGCCTCAAGGTGCAGGTGGAGGAATCGCGGATTGCGGCTGATGACGCCATCGCTGAGGTGGTACGAACCCAGGCTCGCCTACGCGGCAACGTCAGCCGGGCTGACGCCGCTTCGAACATTGCCGAAGCCGAGGTGCTGCTGGCCGAGTTTTCCGACAACTCCACGCCGCAGCTGGAGAAGATCCGTGAGCAGCTTTCTGCTGCAGCCATCCAGTTTGAGGCCGGGAATTTCGGCGGCGCCATGTACCTCAGCAATCAGGCCAAGCGAGGGCTCTCCGGCGCCAAAAACCTGGTTGAGGCGCTGAGCCCGGTGCCCAACGAGGAGTCTTTTGGTGATCTGGTGCAGCTCTGGATCACGAAGGACAGCAATCTGCGCCAGGGTCCTGGCCTGGACCATCCGTCAATCACGGTGCTGGAGGAAGGGACCGAGGTTCAGGGCTACTCTTACAGCGGTGCCTGGGTTCGAGTACGCGTCGACGAGATGCTGGAAGGCTGGGTGTTCCAGCCGCTGCTCAGCCAGACGAATCCATCTCCGCAGGAATAA
- a CDS encoding site-specific integrase: MQIYRRGNSGNWQVSFTAPNGKRVRVSSGTADKRQAQEYADNLKAETWRIHKLGERPRRSWKEAVVRFIDETSHKRTHGDDKAKLRWLDRYFGQLLLDEISADVISQVRGDLLSGNGPKAGKSHGNTNKYLALVRSLLRKAEREWEWLERAPMVKLTTTPHRSESFRWLTQSDAQSVLGSLEAEGLLHTAEMMRFTLATGLRESNVTGLTWNRVDLSRRAAWVDANASKSGRALSVPLNDDALVVLRKRRFEHPTHVFSFNGRPIQRANTRAWKQVLKNLGMRPQPGWHPENFRWHDLRHTWASWHVMAGTPLEVLQRLGGWASLDMVLRYAHLAPGHIAPYANNISSRKSAQNWHKTEQEASAV, from the coding sequence ATGCAAATCTACCGACGTGGTAACAGCGGCAATTGGCAAGTCAGCTTCACCGCGCCAAACGGCAAAAGAGTACGCGTCAGTTCTGGGACTGCCGACAAACGGCAAGCCCAGGAATACGCGGACAACCTGAAAGCAGAGACATGGCGCATCCATAAACTGGGCGAACGTCCCCGCCGGTCCTGGAAGGAGGCCGTCGTCCGATTCATCGACGAAACCAGCCACAAGCGGACCCATGGCGATGACAAAGCCAAACTCCGCTGGCTGGACCGCTATTTCGGCCAGCTCTTGCTCGATGAGATTTCGGCGGATGTGATCAGCCAGGTTCGAGGGGACCTCCTTTCAGGCAACGGACCCAAGGCCGGCAAGAGTCACGGCAACACCAACAAGTACCTGGCCCTGGTTCGGTCGTTGTTGAGAAAGGCGGAACGGGAGTGGGAGTGGCTGGAGCGAGCCCCGATGGTGAAACTCACGACCACGCCTCACCGCAGCGAGTCCTTTCGCTGGCTCACTCAGTCCGACGCCCAATCGGTGTTGGGTTCGCTGGAAGCCGAAGGGCTGCTTCATACGGCAGAGATGATGCGTTTCACGTTGGCCACTGGACTGCGCGAAAGCAACGTCACGGGGCTCACCTGGAATCGTGTCGACCTCAGCCGTCGAGCAGCCTGGGTCGATGCGAATGCGTCAAAGTCGGGTCGCGCCCTGTCGGTGCCGCTGAACGATGACGCGCTGGTGGTGCTGCGCAAGCGACGGTTCGAGCATCCTACCCACGTGTTTTCGTTTAACGGGCGGCCCATTCAACGGGCCAACACCCGGGCGTGGAAGCAGGTGCTCAAGAACCTCGGCATGCGGCCACAGCCCGGCTGGCATCCGGAGAACTTCCGATGGCACGACCTTCGCCATACATGGGCCAGCTGGCACGTGATGGCCGGGACACCGCTGGAGGTGCTTCAGCGGCTCGGTGGATGGGCCAGCCTGGACATGGTGTTGCGGTACGCCCACCTGGCGCCGGGGCACATCGCGCCCTACGCGAACAATATTTCGAGCCGAAAATCGGCACAAAATTGGCACAAAACCGAGCAGGAGGCCTCGGCAGTTTAA
- a CDS encoding phage integrase N-terminal domain-containing protein has protein sequence MKDLNYQLKRLCRQNKDGSYSTQANRSRMLDQMAHQLHELGYRRMGAQSIKPKHISALTDLWKEQGLSIGSQKNRLSALRWWAGKVGKGHIIARDNAEYGIETRSAIPAESKAQTLTPSQINGVDDPYIRLSLRLQQEFGLRREEAIKFRPSYATQKEAIELKASWTKGGRSRTIPILTERQRVLLSDIEQLVGSGALIPPNLNYVEQLRKYERHTNNAELKNLHGLRHGYAQRRYEQLTGWKCPAAGGPDRHQLTREAKHLDRKARLTISSELGHAREQISATYLGR, from the coding sequence ATGAAAGACCTGAACTACCAGCTAAAGCGGTTATGCCGGCAAAACAAAGACGGCAGCTATTCAACACAGGCCAACCGGTCACGGATGTTGGACCAGATGGCCCATCAGCTTCACGAGCTGGGCTATCGGCGTATGGGTGCTCAATCGATCAAGCCGAAGCATATCAGCGCCCTGACTGACCTGTGGAAAGAACAGGGGCTGAGCATTGGCTCCCAGAAAAACCGGCTTTCCGCGCTGAGATGGTGGGCTGGAAAGGTCGGGAAAGGCCACATCATCGCCAGAGACAACGCGGAATATGGCATTGAGACAAGAAGCGCAATCCCAGCAGAGTCCAAAGCGCAGACGCTGACGCCAAGTCAGATCAACGGAGTCGACGATCCGTACATTCGGCTCAGTCTGAGACTCCAGCAGGAATTTGGGCTTAGGCGCGAGGAGGCGATCAAGTTTCGGCCCAGCTACGCGACCCAGAAAGAAGCGATAGAGCTCAAGGCCAGCTGGACCAAGGGTGGAAGATCAAGAACGATACCAATCCTGACCGAAAGACAGCGAGTGCTCCTTAGTGACATTGAGCAGCTGGTCGGGAGCGGCGCACTGATCCCGCCCAATCTGAACTACGTTGAACAACTCAGGAAGTACGAGCGGCACACCAACAATGCTGAACTGAAGAATCTTCACGGGCTGCGCCATGGCTACGCTCAACGACGCTACGAACAGCTTACGGGCTGGAAATGCCCTGCAGCGGGAGGTCCCGATCGCCACCAGCTAACCCGAGAAGCCAAGCACCTTGACCGAAAGGCTCGGCTCACGATCAGCTCGGAGCTCGGTCACGCGCGGGAGCAGATCAGCGCGACTTACCTTGGCCGATAG